A genomic region of Fundidesulfovibrio terrae contains the following coding sequences:
- a CDS encoding tetratricopeptide repeat protein, whose amino-acid sequence MARPPAKTAWLLCLCILFGFLAEARAQTYSLSTDSSADVLTVTFPKNAPKPVVLRTGAKRVEVLFPAGTKLKGMSGSGVRGRHVSGLAVADNVLVVEMESDAFGFIASPKGDKAVTLQVFYDPAGSRWKPPTQEGSKPPETPQKDASAQPPATGDAGKQAQPPAQEALPQSESPQQGPPQQGPVVTGKINFPGQTPEERPQAAAARPQTPVAQPQLPAAPQAAPQQLSPVQPPKPQQQAASGQTPAAPPQAPQAEQASQPVQPAVPAPSPGQGVTGKIAFPGAQPQASATAPAQQAQQSQPIPQPAPTAKPETPGQAPEQPAAQAQGQAAPQPPKQPQGEVRGSINLQQPAPAPAPAPEAPAVAAAPQAQPPTATGQIAQPQAPEAAKGQADAAQPLKADEAAVTAITPKPEPPAAPPAPPKDEGKEKGESIEDSTYLVSGQQALARDDYDKALNVANSLLEKPELSKNLREDALYLKAEATFAVNKNKMPETFLETNDILQQALNFNTTSFKVPRALIKLGYINLRQGNLPEARAYFNLMRNKYPLDEEVPLIDVYWGDYYLDQAKIRDAKANHERAAQSFRDVLQKYPESRFARDAALGLSKALLELQQYNDASKIVEYVDKRWPRYYVENPTIRRVAADIAYKLGEYEKARDDYLWFYNLLPGDASNDLVLARLGDVSAKLGNLQAAREYYDMAIRLYPGREGALMAMMRLAEQGINDAPTLQEMFKAFADPKDIRPDKIYEIITNEYPKSALAPLALLKLSMWRLYKQEYPETLDLVKRFTTSYPGDALESQAVDVGAQAFGKMIGTLLEEMNYKRILELWRNYPFLAGRVDTLPDRERLGVALALYYQGAPKEALAMCEPYLDKPPTPDAQKALALILTIYRENQDWQAILETLRKAASWKLGDNPRRALEFAQAMALEHTGDKARSRLLWARLAADPQLDPAKRAYAVYYQARTALERRDYGQALVWAQDSRALFKEEAKDEGMARDALLLMIEANQAAGSYREALALCAEYAGEAPEKSAEWGANRLRMAKLNRMLGDLDTWRKILVELRDNQGDTLYGKLAASELAGKGIEDRAGRISGPP is encoded by the coding sequence ATGGCGCGCCCACCGGCCAAGACCGCTTGGCTCCTCTGTCTGTGCATCCTGTTTGGGTTTCTGGCCGAGGCCAGGGCTCAGACCTACTCTTTGTCCACGGATTCCTCCGCCGATGTTTTGACTGTCACTTTTCCCAAGAACGCCCCCAAACCCGTGGTCCTGCGCACCGGGGCCAAGCGGGTGGAAGTGCTTTTCCCGGCGGGGACCAAGCTCAAGGGCATGTCCGGCTCGGGCGTGAGGGGCCGCCACGTCTCAGGACTGGCCGTGGCCGACAACGTGCTGGTGGTGGAGATGGAGTCGGACGCCTTCGGCTTCATCGCCTCGCCCAAGGGCGACAAGGCCGTCACGCTCCAGGTGTTCTACGACCCGGCCGGGAGCCGCTGGAAGCCGCCCACGCAAGAGGGCTCGAAGCCGCCGGAAACCCCGCAAAAGGACGCGTCCGCCCAGCCTCCCGCCACCGGGGACGCGGGGAAACAGGCTCAGCCCCCAGCGCAGGAAGCGCTGCCCCAGAGCGAGAGCCCCCAGCAGGGACCGCCTCAACAGGGTCCCGTGGTCACCGGTAAGATCAACTTTCCGGGCCAGACGCCCGAGGAGCGGCCCCAGGCCGCAGCCGCGCGGCCGCAGACTCCGGTCGCCCAGCCGCAGCTGCCTGCGGCGCCCCAGGCCGCGCCCCAGCAGCTTTCCCCGGTGCAACCGCCAAAGCCCCAGCAGCAGGCGGCGTCCGGACAGACGCCGGCCGCGCCGCCCCAGGCCCCCCAGGCCGAACAGGCTTCCCAGCCGGTTCAACCGGCCGTTCCCGCTCCGTCGCCCGGCCAGGGCGTCACGGGCAAGATCGCCTTTCCCGGCGCGCAGCCCCAGGCATCCGCCACCGCCCCGGCCCAACAGGCCCAGCAATCCCAGCCTATTCCCCAGCCGGCTCCGACGGCCAAGCCCGAGACTCCGGGCCAAGCTCCCGAACAGCCGGCAGCCCAGGCTCAAGGCCAGGCGGCCCCCCAGCCACCCAAGCAGCCCCAGGGCGAAGTGCGCGGCTCCATCAATCTCCAGCAGCCCGCCCCGGCACCGGCACCGGCGCCGGAAGCTCCGGCGGTGGCCGCAGCGCCCCAGGCCCAGCCTCCCACCGCCACGGGACAGATCGCCCAGCCCCAGGCCCCCGAGGCGGCCAAGGGCCAGGCCGACGCCGCGCAGCCCCTCAAGGCGGACGAAGCGGCCGTGACCGCCATCACCCCCAAGCCTGAGCCGCCCGCCGCGCCTCCCGCCCCCCCCAAGGATGAGGGCAAGGAAAAAGGGGAATCCATCGAGGACAGCACCTACCTGGTCAGCGGCCAGCAGGCCCTGGCCCGCGACGACTACGACAAGGCCCTGAACGTGGCCAACAGCCTGCTCGAAAAGCCCGAGCTGTCCAAGAACCTGCGGGAGGATGCCCTCTACCTCAAGGCCGAGGCCACTTTCGCCGTCAACAAGAACAAGATGCCCGAGACCTTCCTGGAGACCAACGACATCCTCCAGCAGGCGCTCAACTTCAACACGACGTCCTTCAAGGTGCCCAGGGCGCTCATCAAGCTCGGCTACATCAACCTGCGCCAGGGCAACCTCCCCGAGGCCAGGGCCTATTTCAACCTGATGCGCAACAAATACCCCCTGGATGAGGAAGTGCCCCTCATCGACGTGTATTGGGGCGACTACTACCTCGACCAGGCCAAGATCCGCGACGCCAAGGCCAACCACGAACGCGCGGCCCAGTCCTTCCGGGACGTGCTCCAGAAGTATCCCGAGAGCCGTTTCGCCCGCGACGCGGCCCTTGGCCTGTCCAAGGCCCTGCTGGAACTCCAGCAGTACAACGACGCCAGCAAGATCGTGGAATACGTGGACAAACGCTGGCCGCGCTACTACGTGGAGAACCCCACCATCCGCCGCGTGGCCGCCGACATCGCCTACAAGCTGGGGGAATACGAGAAGGCCCGGGACGACTATCTGTGGTTCTACAACCTGTTGCCGGGCGACGCCTCGAACGACCTGGTGCTGGCCAGGCTCGGCGACGTGAGCGCCAAGCTCGGCAACCTGCAGGCGGCGCGCGAATACTACGACATGGCCATCCGCCTGTATCCCGGCCGGGAGGGCGCGCTCATGGCCATGATGCGCCTGGCCGAGCAGGGCATCAACGACGCCCCCACCCTCCAGGAGATGTTCAAGGCCTTCGCCGACCCCAAGGACATCAGGCCCGACAAGATCTACGAGATCATCACCAACGAATATCCCAAGAGCGCCCTGGCCCCGCTGGCCCTGCTCAAGCTCTCCATGTGGCGGCTCTACAAGCAGGAGTACCCCGAGACCCTGGACCTGGTGAAACGCTTCACCACGAGCTATCCCGGCGACGCCCTGGAATCCCAGGCCGTGGATGTGGGCGCGCAGGCGTTCGGCAAGATGATCGGGACCCTCCTGGAAGAGATGAACTACAAACGCATCCTGGAGCTGTGGCGCAACTACCCCTTCCTGGCCGGGCGCGTGGACACCCTGCCGGACCGCGAACGCCTGGGCGTGGCCCTGGCGCTCTACTACCAGGGCGCGCCCAAGGAAGCCCTGGCCATGTGCGAGCCCTACCTGGACAAGCCGCCCACCCCCGACGCCCAGAAGGCCCTGGCGCTCATCCTCACCATTTATAGGGAGAACCAGGACTGGCAGGCCATTCTGGAAACGCTGCGCAAGGCGGCCTCCTGGAAGCTCGGAGACAACCCCCGCCGCGCCTTGGAGTTCGCCCAGGCCATGGCCCTGGAGCATACCGGCGACAAGGCCCGCTCCCGCCTCCTCTGGGCGCGGCTGGCCGCCGATCCGCAGCTGGACCCTGCCAAGCGCGCCTACGCCGTCTACTACCAGGCCCGCACCGCGCTTGAGCGCAGAGACTACGGCCAGGCCTTGGTCTGGGCCCAGGACTCGCGCGCGCTTTTCAAGGAAGAAGCCAAGGACGAGGGCATGGCCCGAGACGCCTTGCTTCTCATGATCGAGGCCAACCAGGCCGCCGGAAGCTACCGCGAGGCCCTGGCCCTGTGCGCCGAGTACGCCGGGGAAGCGCCCGAAAAGAGCGCCGAGTGGGGGGCCAACCGCCTGCGCATGGCCAAATTGAACCGCATGCTCGGCGACCTGGACACCTGGCGCAAGATTCTCGTGGAACTGCGCGACAACCAGGGCGACACCCTCTACGGCAAGCTGGCCGCCTCGGAACTGGCCGGCAAGGGCATCGAGGACAGGGCCGGGCGCATCTCCGGTCCGCCCTGA
- the mutM gene encoding bifunctional DNA-formamidopyrimidine glycosylase/DNA-(apurinic or apyrimidinic site) lyase translates to MPELPEVETIARGLAPLLTGRRVAGLTVLDRRVFQGDPGEFEHLFSGRAITRVFRRAKLCLVEVEGGALMAFHLKMTGRLFVTRPGERPEPHLRVLVALDDGRALHFTDMRRFGSCRGFAPGAIESWDFYASLGPEPLELDAAGFRTALAGRGGRIKAVLLDQKAVAGVGNIYADESLFLAGIRPDAKADRIPAAKLDELFEALRDVLSRAIESGGSTIRDYRSAEGVEGSFQWTFNVYGRAGEPCTVCGRALTSQKVAGRTSTFCARCQRASFGS, encoded by the coding sequence ATGCCTGAACTGCCTGAAGTGGAGACCATCGCCCGGGGGCTCGCTCCGCTGCTGACCGGGCGGCGGGTGGCCGGGCTCACGGTGCTGGACCGGCGCGTCTTCCAGGGAGACCCCGGGGAATTCGAGCATCTGTTTTCCGGACGCGCCATCACCCGCGTGTTCCGCCGGGCCAAGCTCTGCCTGGTGGAGGTGGAGGGGGGCGCACTCATGGCCTTCCACCTCAAGATGACCGGGCGGCTTTTCGTCACCCGCCCGGGAGAACGCCCCGAACCGCACCTGCGGGTGCTGGTCGCCCTGGACGACGGGCGCGCCCTGCACTTCACGGACATGCGCCGTTTCGGCTCCTGCCGGGGATTCGCGCCCGGGGCCATCGAGTCGTGGGACTTCTACGCGAGCCTGGGCCCCGAACCGCTGGAACTGGACGCCGCCGGTTTCCGCACGGCCCTGGCCGGACGGGGAGGGCGCATCAAGGCGGTGCTGCTCGACCAGAAGGCCGTCGCGGGCGTCGGCAACATCTACGCCGACGAGTCCCTGTTCCTGGCCGGCATCCGCCCCGACGCCAAGGCGGACCGCATTCCCGCGGCCAAGCTGGACGAGCTTTTCGAGGCCCTGCGCGACGTGCTCTCGCGGGCCATAGAGTCCGGCGGCAGCACCATCCGGGACTACCGCAGCGCCGAGGGCGTGGAGGGCTCCTTCCAGTGGACCTTCAACGTCTATGGGCGGGCCGGGGAGCCCTGCACGGTCTGCGGACGGGCCCTCACGTCGCAGAAGGTGGCCGGGCGCACATCCACCTTCTGCGCACGCTGCCAGCGGGCGTCTTTTGGTTCATGA
- a CDS encoding tetratricopeptide repeat protein: protein MRRIYLLLFVVVTSLPVCLNVPSVLAEPAKKEQKGPKSKEKTGSKGSKSEDKSSKSGSSGKSKDSKPGKDAKSGKEQSKSSTGKDSSKSSKGRDSGGSSKSGKSKKDSKKDKKHKKHPAVVQSNAEAERKAEEVLHKTDAEKPAAAQGAAGTVVASAPLREQSGGLAQDVYEKGMELGRQNNYNQALDLFNQAIKLDSKNASFYAGRGHANFMLNQLDRALDDYNKAVSLNTQDPLAVVMRGHTFYKLGNYTKAIQDYDKAIQMGATDAEVYKGRGSAYLKINQPAKMCADFKSACEKGDCEMSENARKSGICE, encoded by the coding sequence ATGCGCCGAATATACTTACTTTTATTTGTTGTCGTAACGTCCCTTCCGGTATGTCTGAACGTCCCCTCCGTTCTGGCGGAACCCGCCAAAAAAGAACAGAAGGGCCCTAAATCAAAAGAAAAAACTGGATCTAAGGGGAGCAAGTCAGAGGACAAGTCCTCCAAGTCCGGCTCCTCCGGGAAATCCAAGGATTCCAAGCCCGGCAAGGACGCCAAATCCGGCAAGGAGCAATCCAAGTCCTCCACCGGAAAGGATTCCTCCAAGTCCTCCAAGGGACGTGATTCGGGCGGCTCCTCCAAGTCCGGCAAGTCCAAGAAGGACTCCAAGAAGGACAAGAAGCACAAGAAGCATCCGGCCGTGGTGCAGTCCAACGCCGAGGCCGAACGCAAGGCCGAAGAGGTTCTGCACAAGACGGACGCGGAAAAGCCCGCCGCAGCTCAGGGCGCCGCCGGCACCGTCGTCGCCTCGGCCCCCCTGCGGGAGCAGTCCGGCGGCCTTGCCCAGGACGTCTACGAGAAGGGCATGGAGCTGGGCCGCCAGAACAACTACAACCAGGCTCTGGACCTGTTCAACCAGGCCATCAAGCTGGACTCCAAGAACGCCAGCTTCTACGCCGGGCGCGGGCATGCCAACTTCATGCTCAACCAGCTCGACCGAGCCCTGGACGACTACAACAAGGCCGTGTCCTTAAACACCCAGGACCCCCTGGCCGTGGTCATGCGCGGGCACACCTTCTACAAGCTCGGCAACTACACCAAGGCCATCCAGGATTACGACAAGGCCATCCAGATGGGGGCCACCGACGCCGAAGTCTACAAGGGACGAGGCTCGGCCTATCTGAAGATCAACCAGCCCGCCAAGATGTGCGCGGACTTCAAGTCCGCCTGCGAAAAGGGTGATTGCGAGATGAGCGAAAACGCCCGCAAAAGCGGGATTTGCGAATAA
- a CDS encoding sigma-54 interaction domain-containing protein yields the protein MDLNTVGIIGKSPALTSVFTVLSKVAPTDSTVLVTGESGTGKELLVRALHANSRRHSKPFVPVNCGAIPKELLESELFGHEKGAFTHAIRNRAGRFELADGGTIFLDEIGEMDLSLQVKILRVLQEKEFERVGGTRTLKVDVRIVAATNRDLEVEVAAGRFREDLFYRLNVIPLHLPPLRERGDDILLLSESFLERFCSQKERKTLGIPQESREMFLRYGWPGNVRELENLMERLSILCDHDVIHPEDLPRKIWEGVGQAPPLPETAAAVRPAGFVWPAVSDLKDRSMGLKEFLDEIEERLLTEALGMADGVKNQAAEILGIKRTTLIEKLKKKNMLGS from the coding sequence ATGGATCTGAACACCGTGGGCATCATCGGGAAAAGCCCGGCACTGACAAGCGTCTTCACAGTCCTTTCCAAGGTGGCCCCCACGGATTCCACCGTCCTGGTCACGGGCGAGTCCGGCACGGGCAAGGAACTCCTGGTGCGCGCCCTGCACGCCAACAGCCGCCGCCACTCAAAGCCCTTCGTCCCCGTGAACTGCGGAGCCATCCCCAAGGAACTGCTCGAGTCGGAACTCTTCGGACACGAGAAAGGCGCCTTCACCCACGCCATCCGCAACCGGGCCGGCCGCTTCGAGCTGGCCGACGGCGGCACCATCTTCCTGGACGAGATCGGCGAGATGGACCTGTCGCTGCAGGTGAAGATCCTGCGCGTGCTTCAGGAGAAGGAATTCGAGCGCGTGGGCGGCACCCGCACCCTCAAGGTGGACGTGCGCATCGTGGCCGCCACCAACCGCGACCTGGAGGTCGAGGTGGCTGCAGGACGCTTCCGCGAGGACCTGTTCTACCGCCTCAACGTCATCCCCCTGCACCTGCCCCCCCTGCGCGAGCGCGGGGACGACATCCTGCTTCTGAGCGAATCCTTCCTGGAACGCTTCTGCTCCCAAAAGGAGCGCAAAACCCTGGGCATCCCGCAGGAATCCAGGGAGATGTTTCTGCGCTACGGCTGGCCCGGCAACGTCCGCGAGCTGGAAAACCTCATGGAGCGCCTGTCCATCCTCTGCGACCACGACGTCATCCACCCCGAGGACCTGCCCAGGAAGATATGGGAAGGCGTAGGGCAGGCCCCGCCCCTTCCGGAGACGGCCGCCGCCGTCCGTCCGGCCGGTTTCGTCTGGCCCGCCGTGTCGGACCTGAAGGACCGCTCCATGGGGCTCAAGGAGTTCCTGGACGAAATCGAGGAGCGCCTGCTCACCGAGGCCCTGGGCATGGCCGACGGCGTGAAGAACCAGGCCGCCGAGATTCTCGGCATCAAGCGCACCACGCTTATCGAAAAGCTCAAGAAAAAGAACATGCTCGGCTCGTAA
- the folE2 gene encoding GTP cyclohydrolase FolE2 codes for MKDVQASPSDVSIAINRVGIKSLRLPLTVKDREHGRQSTVAEVDLAVDLPAQFKGTHMSRFVEALESWNGELDFREFKHLVEGVRDRLDARNAHVTVRFPYFLRRPSPASGAVSTMDYACTVQGDLTGEGFRMTMGVEVPVMTVCPCSLAISAQGAHSQRTVIRARCRSKGFVWLEELIDMAEAAGSSPVYALLKREDEKHVTEAAFANPCFVEDVVRNAAKALEDHPRITWYAVEAESFESIHNHCAFAGIEREKS; via the coding sequence ATGAAAGACGTTCAAGCCTCCCCCTCCGACGTGTCCATCGCCATCAACCGCGTGGGCATCAAGTCGCTTCGCCTGCCGCTCACCGTGAAGGACCGCGAACACGGTCGCCAAAGCACCGTGGCCGAGGTGGACCTGGCCGTGGACCTGCCCGCCCAGTTCAAGGGCACCCACATGTCGCGCTTCGTCGAGGCGTTGGAGAGCTGGAACGGCGAGCTGGACTTTCGCGAGTTCAAGCACCTGGTGGAGGGCGTGCGCGACCGCCTGGACGCCCGGAACGCCCATGTCACGGTGCGCTTCCCCTATTTCCTGCGCCGCCCTTCGCCCGCGAGCGGCGCCGTCTCCACCATGGACTACGCCTGCACCGTGCAGGGCGACCTCACCGGCGAGGGCTTCCGCATGACCATGGGGGTGGAGGTGCCGGTAATGACCGTGTGCCCGTGCTCGCTGGCCATCAGCGCCCAGGGGGCGCACAGCCAGCGCACGGTGATCCGGGCGCGCTGCCGCTCCAAGGGGTTCGTCTGGCTGGAGGAACTCATCGACATGGCCGAGGCGGCGGGCTCGTCGCCGGTGTACGCCCTTCTCAAGCGCGAGGACGAAAAGCACGTCACCGAGGCGGCCTTCGCCAACCCCTGCTTCGTGGAGGACGTGGTGCGGAACGCGGCCAAGGCGTTGGAAGACCATCCGCGCATAACCTGGTACGCCGTGGAGGCCGAGAGTTTCGAGTCCATCCACAACCACTGCGCCTTCGCCGGCATCGAGCGGGAGAAAAGCTAG
- the amrB gene encoding AmmeMemoRadiSam system protein B, whose product MNRQPVVAGQFYPASAPVLEREVRGYLAAAPEKRPERTILAMAPHAGYVYSGAVAGATLGMASLADTLVLLGPNHTGMGASLAVWDRGAWLTPLCAMPVDEPLADALTGADPRLASDTAAHIQEHSLEVMVPFLCAIKDSFTGVPVCVSEHRLSELAGVAKNMARVIKSWPKPVSLLVSSDMSHYVSHERAKEMDSLAVRAILGLDPVGLHSVVREMGISMCGVLPMTLGLMIALELGATKAELAAYATSGDVSGDYGRVVGYAGILVS is encoded by the coding sequence ATGAACCGCCAACCCGTCGTCGCGGGTCAATTCTATCCGGCAAGCGCACCGGTCTTGGAACGGGAAGTCCGGGGATACCTGGCCGCAGCGCCGGAGAAACGCCCCGAGCGCACCATCCTGGCCATGGCCCCCCACGCGGGCTACGTCTATTCCGGAGCCGTGGCCGGGGCCACCCTGGGCATGGCGAGCCTCGCCGACACGCTGGTGCTGCTCGGCCCCAACCACACAGGCATGGGCGCGTCCCTGGCGGTCTGGGACCGGGGCGCATGGCTCACCCCCCTGTGCGCCATGCCCGTGGACGAACCCCTGGCCGACGCCCTCACCGGAGCCGATCCGCGCCTCGCCTCAGATACCGCCGCCCACATCCAGGAGCATTCCCTGGAGGTGATGGTGCCGTTTCTGTGCGCCATCAAGGACTCCTTCACGGGCGTCCCCGTCTGCGTGTCCGAGCACCGGCTCTCGGAACTTGCCGGCGTTGCCAAGAACATGGCTCGGGTGATCAAATCCTGGCCCAAGCCGGTCTCACTGCTGGTGAGCTCCGACATGAGCCACTACGTCAGTCACGAGCGGGCCAAGGAGATGGACTCCCTGGCCGTGCGGGCCATCCTGGGCCTGGACCCTGTGGGGCTGCACTCCGTGGTGCGCGAGATGGGCATCAGCATGTGCGGCGTGCTGCCCATGACGCTCGGGCTCATGATCGCCCTGGAACTGGGCGCAACGAAAGCGGAGCTGGCCGCCTACGCCACGTCCGGGGACGTTTCGGGCGATTACGGCCGGGTTGTGGGCTACGCCGGAATCCTGGTGAGCTGA
- a CDS encoding DODA-type extradiol aromatic ring-opening family dioxygenase, translated as MPTPFPSLFVSHGAPTLVIDPCPTHDFLKSLGSRLGRPRGVVCATAHWTAPAPVLSATAHPETIHDFWGFPDELYRMRYEAPGDAALAGRARELLAEAGIGAGIDAERGLDHGTWVPLKLMYPDAEVPVAQLSVQPRLGPEHHLAMGRALAPLRDEGVLVMGSGSLTHNLRDLRTPGTPPVPYAVDFARWAVDMVESGREADLTAYPEKGPAGARNHPTSEHFLPLLVAMGAGERRGRIVHDDMMYGVLSMGAFLWD; from the coding sequence ATGCCCACGCCCTTTCCCTCCCTGTTCGTGTCCCACGGCGCGCCCACGCTGGTGATCGACCCGTGCCCCACCCATGATTTCCTGAAATCGCTGGGATCACGCCTGGGCAGACCCCGGGGAGTGGTCTGCGCCACCGCCCACTGGACCGCGCCCGCGCCCGTGCTTTCGGCCACGGCGCATCCCGAAACCATTCATGACTTCTGGGGCTTCCCCGACGAGTTGTACCGCATGCGCTACGAGGCTCCCGGCGACGCCGCGCTGGCCGGACGCGCGCGGGAACTCCTGGCCGAGGCCGGGATCGGGGCCGGGATCGACGCCGAGCGAGGCCTGGACCACGGCACCTGGGTGCCGCTCAAACTCATGTACCCGGATGCGGAGGTGCCCGTGGCGCAGCTTTCGGTGCAGCCCCGCCTGGGGCCGGAGCACCATCTGGCCATGGGACGGGCCCTGGCTCCCCTGCGCGACGAGGGCGTGCTGGTCATGGGCAGCGGCAGCCTGACCCACAACCTGCGGGACCTGCGCACGCCTGGCACGCCACCCGTGCCCTACGCCGTGGACTTCGCCCGCTGGGCCGTGGACATGGTGGAGTCCGGACGCGAGGCCGACCTGACGGCCTACCCGGAGAAAGGGCCGGCCGGGGCGCGCAACCATCCCACGTCCGAGCATTTCCTGCCTCTGCTCGTGGCCATGGGCGCGGGCGAACGCCGCGGACGGATCGTGCACGACGACATGATGTACGGCGTGCTCTCCATGGGGGCCTTTCTCTGGGACTGA
- a CDS encoding TVP38/TMEM64 family protein, whose product MIKKMAWILALLSFAVFLAEWASHAETILAWARYWALYYKGFVQAYPMPCWLALLAAGSLAITSPIPLAALVKLLAGYFFGVQAGFVLNVCVSVLGGFAGFAASRYLFYKPLYARFSHQLARANLEIARHGFWYVLSARLFLATPFFLVNVLAGLSCIRKRKFLLGTFLGVLPSSMIYAVSGSHLEAIREIADLANPRLAAVLAAVGAAAVIPALLGRKKKKRS is encoded by the coding sequence ATGATCAAAAAAATGGCCTGGATTCTGGCCCTGCTTTCGTTCGCCGTCTTCCTCGCAGAATGGGCGTCCCACGCGGAAACGATTCTGGCCTGGGCCAGGTATTGGGCGCTCTATTACAAGGGATTCGTCCAGGCCTATCCGATGCCGTGCTGGCTGGCGCTCTTGGCGGCGGGATCACTGGCCATCACCAGCCCCATCCCCCTGGCCGCCCTGGTCAAACTGCTGGCAGGCTACTTCTTTGGCGTCCAGGCCGGGTTCGTCCTGAACGTGTGCGTCTCGGTGCTGGGAGGATTCGCCGGCTTCGCGGCCTCGCGCTACCTGTTCTACAAGCCTCTCTACGCCCGCTTCAGCCACCAGCTGGCCCGGGCCAACCTGGAGATCGCCCGCCACGGTTTCTGGTATGTGCTCTCGGCCAGGCTCTTCCTGGCCACGCCCTTCTTCCTGGTGAACGTGCTGGCCGGGCTCTCCTGCATCCGCAAGCGCAAATTCCTCCTGGGCACGTTCCTTGGCGTACTGCCGAGCTCCATGATCTACGCCGTGTCCGGCAGCCATCTCGAAGCCATCCGGGAAATCGCCGACCTGGCAAACCCCAGGCTGGCCGCCGTGCTGGCCGCCGTGGGCGCGGCCGCGGTGATCCCGGCTCTTCTCGGGCGCAAAAAAAAGAAGCGTTCCTAG
- a CDS encoding SDR family NAD(P)-dependent oxidoreductase has product MLLKDKTLIITGASMGVGRALAEALAVLGAKLVLNARGPESLDDAWQACDMVGAKAVAVAGDASKAATAKDLIEAARSLGGFLGFVHCAGVLNPGPLLWEMDTGGFDEIFASNVKAAWQLTRVCVPELRKSGVGLAVFLGSAAASVVQPGIALYCAAKAAEEHLCRQLAAEEPWLTSFIYRPGLVDTRMQEQTRNAVGGGAGALKGLFKPWLERGTLIMPEVSAMGLIRILMRDWSGLSGKTFDVRDE; this is encoded by the coding sequence ATGCTGCTCAAAGACAAGACCCTGATCATCACCGGAGCGTCCATGGGCGTGGGCCGGGCCCTGGCCGAGGCCCTGGCCGTGCTCGGCGCGAAGCTCGTGCTCAACGCCCGCGGCCCCGAATCCCTCGACGACGCCTGGCAGGCGTGCGACATGGTGGGTGCCAAGGCCGTGGCCGTGGCGGGGGACGCCTCAAAGGCCGCCACCGCCAAGGACCTGATCGAGGCGGCCAGGTCGCTGGGCGGATTTCTGGGCTTCGTGCACTGTGCCGGGGTGCTCAACCCCGGGCCGCTTCTCTGGGAGATGGACACGGGCGGTTTCGACGAGATCTTCGCCTCCAACGTCAAGGCCGCCTGGCAGCTCACTCGGGTGTGCGTGCCGGAACTCAGGAAGTCCGGCGTGGGATTGGCGGTGTTCCTGGGCTCGGCCGCCGCGTCGGTGGTCCAGCCGGGCATCGCCCTGTACTGCGCCGCCAAGGCCGCCGAGGAGCACCTGTGCAGGCAGCTGGCCGCCGAGGAGCCCTGGCTGACCTCCTTCATCTATCGCCCCGGACTGGTGGACACCCGCATGCAGGAACAGACCCGGAACGCCGTCGGCGGCGGGGCCGGGGCGCTCAAGGGACTGTTCAAGCCGTGGCTGGAACGCGGCACGCTCATCATGCCCGAAGTCTCGGCCATGGGACTCATCCGCATCCTCATGCGCGACTGGTCCGGACTCTCCGGCAAGACTTTCGACGTACGCGACGAGTGA
- a CDS encoding nucleoside deaminase, producing the protein MDICVTLPGWIDEITTPGAVFATDEDKMEIAVALAAENVRRGGGPFGAVICNRATGRLVAGGCNLVVPSGLSLFHAEVTAIAAAQRRVGGYSLNVDGGHEIFTSSEPCAMCLGAIFWSGARRIVYGASCDAARAIGFDEGPVFPETWAYLRNAGIEVTGGVLAAKSQAVLTAYKEGGGEIYNP; encoded by the coding sequence ATGGATATTTGCGTCACCCTGCCCGGCTGGATCGACGAGATCACCACGCCCGGCGCGGTTTTCGCCACGGACGAAGACAAGATGGAGATCGCGGTGGCCCTGGCCGCCGAGAACGTCAGGCGCGGAGGAGGCCCCTTCGGCGCGGTGATTTGCAACCGCGCCACGGGCAGGCTGGTGGCCGGCGGGTGCAACCTGGTGGTGCCCTCGGGACTGAGCCTGTTCCATGCCGAGGTCACGGCCATCGCGGCGGCGCAGCGGCGCGTGGGCGGCTACAGCCTGAACGTGGACGGCGGGCACGAGATCTTCACCTCCAGCGAACCCTGCGCCATGTGCCTGGGCGCAATCTTCTGGTCCGGGGCCAGGCGCATCGTGTACGGCGCTTCCTGCGACGCCGCCCGGGCCATAGGCTTCGACGAGGGTCCCGTGTTCCCCGAAACATGGGCCTACCTGAGGAATGCGGGCATCGAGGTGACGGGCGGGGTGCTGGCCGCCAAGAGCCAGGCGGTCCTCACGGCCTACAAAGAGGGCGGCGGCGAGATCTACAACCCCTGA